One genomic region from Streptomyces sp. NBC_00582 encodes:
- a CDS encoding STAS domain-containing protein, translated as MDPKTPPVLALTGPVTPERAAELADAVRALLAAGDAGVVVCEVSGIGPAGLAVVDLLARLQLAARRAGGRIRLRAPDLALRALLHLVGLPVEVEGEAEEREPPLGVEVEVEPGEAAV; from the coding sequence GTGGACCCCAAGACACCGCCCGTACTCGCCCTGACCGGCCCTGTCACCCCCGAGCGGGCGGCAGAGCTCGCCGACGCCGTACGGGCCCTCCTGGCGGCCGGTGACGCCGGGGTCGTCGTCTGTGAGGTGAGCGGGATCGGGCCGGCCGGGCTGGCCGTCGTCGATCTGCTCGCCCGGCTCCAGCTCGCCGCCCGCCGGGCCGGCGGGCGGATACGGCTGCGCGCCCCCGACCTCGCCCTACGCGCCCTGCTCCACCTCGTCGGGCTCCCCGTCGAGGTGGAGGGGGAGGCCGAAGAGCGGGAACCACCGCTGGGTGTCGAGGTAGAAGTGGAACCCGGTGAGGCGGCCGTCTGA
- a CDS encoding MFS transporter, which produces MSPASTGASTIVGAASSVPVADDSRMTPGGPGYRRMSFALFLAGVATFALLYSTQALLPLISGDFGVAASEASWTVAAATGGLALFVLPMSALSERYGRRTVMTASLAVAVTVGLLVPFAPSLGALVVLRAVQGAALAGLPASATAYLAEEVRPRALVTAIGLFVAGNSVGGMSGRVITGWVAQEWGWRVAVGVIGVLAVGCAIAFRLLLPAPKHFTAGSLRPRVLARTVREHLANPLLCRLYAIGALFMTVFGGVYTVIGYRLTEAPFSLPQGIVGSIFLVYLVGTVSASTAGRLVGRLGRRGALYLAAGTTATGLLLSLADTLPLVLLGLVLITAGFFAGHAVASSAVSKTATTGRAQASALYQSAYYIGSSTGSTVGAIAFHSGGWAGTVGVGVLAVLGVVTITVLGTRAARVAARRHPMPAH; this is translated from the coding sequence ATGTCTCCCGCCAGTACCGGGGCGTCCACGATCGTGGGCGCCGCGTCCTCCGTCCCTGTTGCCGACGACTCCCGTATGACCCCCGGTGGCCCCGGCTACCGCCGGATGAGCTTCGCGCTCTTCCTCGCCGGTGTGGCGACCTTCGCCCTGCTGTACTCCACCCAGGCGCTGCTGCCGCTGATCTCCGGTGACTTCGGGGTGGCGGCGAGCGAGGCGAGCTGGACGGTGGCGGCGGCGACCGGCGGACTGGCGCTGTTCGTGCTGCCGATGAGCGCCCTCTCCGAGCGCTACGGCCGCCGTACGGTGATGACGGCCTCGCTCGCGGTCGCGGTGACCGTCGGCCTGCTGGTCCCCTTCGCGCCGTCGCTGGGCGCGCTGGTGGTGCTGCGGGCGGTACAGGGCGCGGCCCTGGCCGGTCTTCCGGCGTCGGCGACCGCGTATCTGGCCGAGGAGGTGCGGCCGAGGGCCCTGGTCACGGCGATCGGGCTGTTCGTGGCGGGCAACAGCGTCGGCGGGATGAGCGGCCGCGTCATCACCGGCTGGGTCGCGCAGGAGTGGGGCTGGCGGGTCGCCGTCGGGGTGATCGGGGTGCTGGCCGTGGGCTGCGCGATCGCCTTCCGGCTGCTGCTGCCGGCGCCGAAGCACTTCACCGCGGGCTCGCTGCGGCCCCGCGTCCTGGCCCGCACGGTCCGCGAGCATCTGGCGAACCCGCTGCTGTGCCGGCTGTACGCGATCGGCGCGCTGTTCATGACCGTCTTCGGCGGTGTGTACACGGTCATCGGCTACCGGCTGACCGAGGCGCCCTTCTCGCTCCCCCAGGGCATCGTGGGCTCGATCTTCCTGGTGTACCTGGTCGGTACGGTGTCGGCGTCGACGGCGGGCCGGCTGGTGGGCCGGCTCGGGCGGCGCGGGGCGCTGTACCTCGCGGCCGGGACGACGGCGACGGGTCTGCTGCTGTCCCTGGCGGACACCCTGCCGCTGGTCCTGCTGGGCCTGGTCCTGATCACGGCGGGCTTCTTCGCGGGGCACGCGGTGGCGTCCTCGGCGGTCAGCAAGACGGCGACCACCGGCCGCGCCCAGGCCTCCGCGCTCTACCAGTCGGCCTACTACATCGGCTCCAGCACCGGCTCCACGGTCGGCGCGATCGCCTTCCACTCCGGTGGCTGGGCCGGCACGGTCGGCGTGGGCGTCCTGGCGGTGCTCGGGGTCGTGACGATCACGGTCCTCGGGACGCGGGCGGCCCGGGTCGCCGCCCGGCGGCACCCGATGCCGGCCCACTGA
- a CDS encoding LysR family transcriptional regulator, with amino-acid sequence MVHQQRSQAHLSPSSDTEDMTDMSRLLAPRLAYFAGVARTEHVTRAAQEMRVPQSTLSRAMVRLEQDLGVDLFARRGRTVSLTPAGRTFLTSVERALAEIGKAAEEVRADADAATGKVAFGFLHTMGAETVPGLIHAFRADHPRVRFSLVQNYGEAMLERLRAGELDLCLTSPVPDAPDLVARRLDEQKLRLVVPADHRLAGRRRVRLAEAADETFVTLEPNYGLRRITDDLCKEAGFKPRVAFEGEEAETLRGLVAAGLGVALLPPPAVARPGVAELTVTAPRAVREIGVAWLDGHPDTPPVAAFKRFLLSRRGNLLPT; translated from the coding sequence ATGGTGCATCAGCAGAGGTCACAGGCTCACCTGTCACCGTCCAGTGACACAGAAGACATGACCGACATGTCGAGGTTGCTGGCGCCCCGGCTCGCCTACTTCGCCGGGGTGGCCCGCACCGAGCACGTCACCCGGGCCGCGCAGGAGATGCGGGTCCCGCAGTCGACCCTGTCCCGGGCGATGGTCCGTCTCGAACAGGACCTCGGTGTCGACCTGTTCGCCCGCCGGGGCCGCACCGTCTCCCTCACCCCGGCCGGCCGCACCTTCCTCACCTCGGTCGAACGTGCCCTCGCGGAGATCGGGAAGGCCGCCGAGGAGGTCCGCGCCGACGCCGACGCCGCCACCGGCAAGGTCGCGTTCGGTTTCCTGCACACCATGGGCGCCGAGACCGTCCCCGGCCTGATCCACGCCTTCCGCGCCGACCACCCGCGTGTCCGTTTCAGTCTCGTCCAGAACTACGGCGAGGCCATGCTCGAACGCCTCCGCGCCGGCGAACTCGACCTCTGTCTGACCTCCCCGGTCCCGGACGCCCCCGACCTGGTCGCCCGCCGCCTCGACGAACAGAAACTCCGCCTCGTCGTCCCCGCCGACCACCGCCTCGCCGGCCGCAGGCGCGTCCGCCTGGCCGAGGCGGCCGACGAAACCTTCGTCACCCTCGAACCCAACTACGGCCTGCGCCGCATCACCGACGACCTCTGCAAGGAGGCCGGCTTCAAACCCCGCGTCGCCTTCGAGGGCGAGGAGGCGGAAACCCTGCGCGGCCTGGTGGCCGCGGGCCTGGGCGTGGCCCTCCTGCCACCCCCGGCGGTCGCCCGCCCCGGCGTGGCGGAACTGACGGTCACAGCACCCCGGGCCGTCCGCGAAATCGGAGTGGCCTGGCTGGACGGCCACCCGGACACACCCCCGGTGGCGGCCTTCAAGAGATTCCTGCTGTCGAGACGCGGAAACCTGCTGCCGACTTAG
- a CDS encoding VanZ family protein, producing MQRQGSIGGSAAFRLRATGVVLLAAHLVFVAWVTLRPRDVPWVLPTNLHPFAGIRADLRLGWPEAARRIGGGLGLLAPLGVLLPLVHGRLRVSPLASLIRTVAAGALLSLAIELLQTGVPGQVVDVDSLLLNTVGVALAHAAVVPAARGWLRRRDERRRPAAALQEEGAQGRTPRIPRVGIAP from the coding sequence GTGCAGCGTCAAGGCTCCATCGGCGGCAGCGCCGCGTTCCGTCTCCGTGCGACCGGGGTTGTCCTCCTGGCCGCGCACCTCGTGTTCGTGGCCTGGGTCACGCTGCGCCCCCGGGACGTGCCCTGGGTGCTGCCCACCAATCTGCATCCGTTCGCCGGGATCCGCGCGGACCTGAGACTGGGCTGGCCCGAGGCGGCCCGCCGGATCGGTGGCGGGCTGGGGCTGCTCGCCCCGCTGGGCGTCCTGCTGCCGCTGGTGCACGGCCGGCTTCGTGTCTCCCCGCTCGCGTCCCTGATCCGTACGGTTGCGGCGGGCGCCCTGCTGTCCCTGGCGATCGAGCTGCTGCAGACCGGGGTGCCGGGTCAGGTCGTGGACGTGGACTCCCTGCTGCTGAACACCGTGGGTGTGGCGCTCGCCCATGCCGCGGTGGTGCCGGCGGCCCGGGGGTGGCTGCGTCGCAGGGACGAGCGCCGAAGGCCCGCGGCGGCCTTGCAGGAGGAGGGGGCTCAGGGTCGGACCCCGAGGATTCCCAGGGTCGGCATCGCCCCGTAG
- a CDS encoding PspC domain-containing protein produces MSSIARPTNGRMIGGVCAALARRFGTSATTMRVIFLLSCLLPGPQFLLYIALWILFPSEDKARAAW; encoded by the coding sequence ATGTCCAGCATCGCCCGCCCCACGAACGGCCGCATGATCGGCGGAGTGTGCGCCGCGCTGGCCCGCCGCTTCGGTACCTCCGCGACCACCATGCGCGTGATCTTCCTGCTCTCCTGTCTGCTGCCCGGCCCGCAGTTCCTGCTCTACATAGCGCTGTGGATCCTGTTCCCCTCGGAGGACAAGGCGCGCGCGGCCTGGTGA
- a CDS encoding ABC transporter permease: protein MSTATIAKPKAPQPGKGGRRMSLPVLLLVIAGVLILTSVVRLITGADGITSTGQMSTALRAAVPIGLAGLGGLWAERAGVVNIGLEGMMILGTWFGAWAGYQWGPWTGVVFGVVGGALGAVLHAIATVTFKVNHIVSGVALNILALGVTRYLSKFTFEDAPQGSSKQSPPIDSLGTFDIPGLSGWLETLNDKHWFLISDLAGLVGGLITNLSPLTVVAVALVPGTWYVLWRTSFGLRLRSCGENPVAAESLGVNVYKYKYIAVIISGGFAGLGGAFLSIVASNVYLDGQTAGRGYIGLAAMIFGNWMPGGLALGAGLFGYTDSLNLRGGATNVHALILLLAILLVVGVAYLAWKKKYVPAAITAAVSALMFIWYVSTDDVPNQVVTATPYVVTLLVLSLSAQRLRMPKADGLPYRKGQGK from the coding sequence ATGAGCACCGCGACCATCGCGAAGCCGAAGGCCCCGCAGCCCGGCAAGGGCGGCCGCCGGATGTCGCTGCCCGTCCTCCTGCTGGTCATCGCGGGCGTCCTGATCCTGACCTCGGTCGTCCGTCTGATCACCGGCGCGGACGGCATCACGTCCACCGGCCAGATGTCCACCGCCCTGCGCGCGGCCGTCCCGATCGGCCTCGCCGGCCTCGGCGGTCTGTGGGCCGAGCGGGCGGGCGTCGTCAACATCGGCCTCGAGGGCATGATGATCCTCGGCACCTGGTTCGGCGCCTGGGCCGGCTACCAGTGGGGCCCGTGGACCGGGGTCGTCTTCGGCGTCGTCGGCGGCGCGCTCGGCGCCGTCCTGCACGCCATCGCCACCGTCACCTTCAAGGTCAACCACATCGTCTCCGGTGTGGCCCTGAACATCCTGGCCCTCGGCGTCACCCGCTACCTGTCGAAGTTCACCTTCGAGGACGCCCCGCAGGGCTCCTCCAAGCAGTCCCCGCCGATCGACTCGCTCGGCACCTTCGACATCCCCGGCCTGTCCGGCTGGCTGGAGACCCTCAACGACAAGCACTGGTTCCTGATCTCCGACCTCGCCGGCCTGGTCGGCGGTCTGATCACCAACCTGTCGCCGCTCACCGTCGTAGCCGTCGCCCTGGTCCCCGGCACCTGGTACGTCCTGTGGCGCACCTCTTTCGGTCTGCGACTGCGCTCCTGCGGTGAGAACCCGGTCGCCGCCGAGTCCCTCGGCGTCAACGTCTACAAGTACAAGTACATCGCCGTGATCATCTCCGGCGGCTTCGCCGGCCTCGGCGGCGCCTTCCTGTCGATCGTCGCGTCGAACGTCTACCTCGACGGCCAGACCGCCGGCCGCGGCTACATCGGTCTCGCCGCGATGATCTTCGGCAACTGGATGCCGGGCGGCCTCGCCCTCGGCGCCGGACTGTTCGGCTACACCGACAGCCTCAACCTGCGCGGCGGCGCCACCAACGTCCACGCGCTGATCCTGCTGCTCGCGATCCTGCTGGTCGTCGGCGTCGCCTACCTGGCCTGGAAGAAGAAGTACGTCCCGGCCGCGATCACCGCCGCGGTCTCGGCCCTGATGTTCATCTGGTACGTCAGCACCGACGACGTCCCCAACCAGGTCGTCACGGCCACCCCGTACGTCGTCACCCTGCTGGTCCTCTCCCTGTCCGCCCAGCGTCTGCGCATGCCGAAGGCGGACGGTCTGCCGTACCGGAAGGGACAGGGCAAGTGA
- a CDS encoding sigma-70 family RNA polymerase sigma factor — protein MSDGTAGAATVEDLDVRLERHRVELTGYCYRMLGSSFEAEDAVQDTLVRAWRSYAKFEGRSSLRSWLYRIATNVCLDMLTAGNKRARPMDLSEPTPLARAALSPRPDHTWLEPVPDARVLPTVEDPAEAAVAKESVRLAFMAALQQLPPKQRAVLILREVLAWKASEVAELLDTSVASVNSALQRARATLAERAEAGADAAVSDPLDEEQRKLLERYVAAFEGYDMAALTALLHEDAIMTMPPFDLWLTGHDDITGFMTTIGSACEGSRLLPVQVNGLPGFAQYKPDPEKGGFSPWAIQVLEISDGRLTGFHFYLDTQRWFPLFGLPLHLDGEPDEVEQGA, from the coding sequence ATGAGTGACGGTACGGCGGGCGCCGCGACGGTGGAGGACCTCGATGTCCGGCTGGAGAGGCACCGGGTCGAGCTGACCGGCTACTGCTATCGCATGCTCGGTTCGTCCTTCGAGGCCGAGGACGCGGTGCAGGACACGCTGGTGCGGGCCTGGCGGAGCTACGCCAAGTTCGAGGGCCGCTCCAGTCTGCGCTCGTGGCTGTACCGGATCGCGACGAACGTCTGTCTGGACATGCTGACGGCGGGCAACAAGCGGGCCCGGCCGATGGACCTCTCGGAGCCGACCCCGCTCGCCCGGGCGGCCCTGTCCCCCCGCCCCGACCACACCTGGCTGGAGCCGGTGCCGGACGCGCGGGTGCTGCCCACCGTGGAGGACCCGGCGGAGGCGGCGGTGGCCAAGGAGTCGGTGCGGCTGGCGTTCATGGCCGCGTTGCAGCAGTTGCCGCCCAAGCAGCGGGCGGTGCTGATCCTGCGGGAGGTGCTGGCGTGGAAGGCGAGTGAGGTCGCCGAGCTGCTCGACACGTCGGTCGCCTCGGTCAACAGCGCGTTGCAGCGGGCGCGGGCCACGCTGGCCGAGCGGGCCGAGGCGGGTGCGGACGCGGCGGTGTCCGACCCGCTGGACGAGGAGCAGCGGAAGCTGCTGGAGCGCTATGTCGCGGCCTTCGAGGGGTACGACATGGCCGCCCTGACGGCGTTGCTCCACGAGGACGCCATCATGACGATGCCGCCGTTCGACCTGTGGCTGACGGGCCACGACGACATCACGGGCTTCATGACGACGATCGGCTCGGCCTGCGAGGGCTCGCGGCTGCTGCCGGTCCAGGTGAACGGGCTGCCGGGGTTCGCCCAGTACAAGCCGGACCCGGAGAAGGGCGGTTTCAGCCCCTGGGCGATCCAGGTCCTGGAGATCTCAGACGGCCGCCTCACCGGGTTCCACTTCTACCTCGACACCCAGCGGTGGTTCCCGCTCTTCGGCCTCCCCCTCCACCTCGACGGGGAGCCCGACGAGGTGGAGCAGGGCGCGTAG
- a CDS encoding alpha/beta hydrolase, with the protein MAQQLTPARTARLGKALGPEPTAVSGVVLLLPGGEEVSERRPSPMWAAASVRGLGRRLTRAGREEGLVTHVVHYRHRGWNGSEATLAADATWAADEVVRRYGDVSVCLAGIGMGGRAALRAGGHEAVNSVLALAPWLPQEDVAAPPEPVKQLVGRLVMVVHGTHDDRSDPELSFRLAARAKKVNREVCRFEVHADGHGLHQYRDEVLALAEDFVMGVLFGRRFSRPVEDALAAPPPLGLRMPLAAGFGKSLRR; encoded by the coding sequence ATGGCACAGCAACTGACGCCGGCTCGGACGGCCAGGCTGGGGAAGGCGCTCGGACCGGAGCCGACGGCGGTGAGCGGGGTGGTGCTGCTGCTCCCGGGCGGGGAGGAGGTGTCCGAGCGCAGACCGTCCCCGATGTGGGCGGCCGCCTCCGTGCGCGGCCTCGGGCGAAGACTCACCCGGGCCGGCCGCGAGGAGGGGCTGGTCACCCATGTCGTGCACTACCGCCACCGCGGCTGGAACGGCAGCGAGGCGACGCTCGCCGCGGACGCGACCTGGGCGGCCGACGAGGTCGTACGGCGGTACGGAGACGTGTCCGTGTGCCTCGCCGGGATCGGTATGGGCGGGCGGGCGGCGTTGCGGGCCGGGGGGCACGAGGCCGTCAACTCGGTGCTGGCGCTCGCTCCCTGGCTGCCGCAGGAGGATGTGGCCGCGCCACCCGAACCGGTGAAGCAGTTGGTGGGGCGGCTGGTGATGGTGGTGCACGGCACCCATGACGACCGCAGCGACCCGGAGTTGTCGTTCCGACTGGCGGCTCGGGCGAAGAAGGTGAACCGGGAGGTCTGCCGGTTCGAGGTGCACGCGGATGGGCACGGGCTGCATCAGTACCGGGACGAAGTGCTGGCGTTGGCCGAGGATTTCGTGATGGGGGTGTTGTTCGGGAGGCGGTTTTCGCGGCCGGTCGAGGATGCGCTTGCCGCTCCGCCGCCGTTGGGGTTGCGGATGCCGCTGGCCGCGGGGTTCGGGAAGTCGTTGCGGAGGTAG
- a CDS encoding cytidine deaminase, giving the protein MTPVDWEKLRSVARDAMSRAYAPYSGYPVGVAALVDDGRIVSGCNVENASYGLGLCAECGLVSELQNTGGGRLTHFTCVDGKGEILVPCGRCRQLLYEFGGAELLLETPAGILPLAEMLPQAFGPDHLTK; this is encoded by the coding sequence GTGACCCCGGTCGACTGGGAGAAGCTGCGTTCGGTGGCCCGGGACGCCATGTCCCGGGCGTACGCCCCGTACTCCGGCTACCCGGTCGGCGTGGCGGCCCTCGTCGACGACGGCCGGATCGTCTCCGGCTGCAACGTCGAGAACGCCTCCTACGGCCTCGGCCTGTGCGCCGAGTGCGGGCTGGTCTCCGAGTTGCAGAACACCGGTGGCGGCCGGCTCACGCACTTCACCTGCGTGGACGGCAAGGGCGAGATCCTCGTCCCGTGCGGCCGCTGCCGTCAGCTCCTGTACGAGTTCGGCGGCGCCGAGCTCCTGCTGGAGACGCCGGCCGGGATCCTGCCCCTCGCCGAGATGCTCCCGCAGGCCTTCGGCCCGGACCACCTCACCAAGTAA
- a CDS encoding ATP-binding protein — protein sequence MKQSAAKTLGVAALGAAIAAVGAGAAQAAPGLPDATQALDTVTGSLPLANVTNVTKALPGAGKALEQAQLSQAQPALAAGLAAVQPATEQALAQGPTKPVAGLLGGLPVQGLPTHGLPVNGLPIG from the coding sequence ATGAAGCAGTCTGCTGCCAAGACCCTCGGTGTCGCCGCTCTCGGCGCCGCCATCGCCGCCGTCGGCGCGGGCGCCGCCCAGGCCGCCCCGGGCCTCCCGGACGCCACGCAGGCGCTGGACACGGTCACCGGGTCGCTGCCCTTGGCGAACGTCACGAACGTCACCAAGGCGCTGCCGGGCGCCGGCAAGGCGCTGGAGCAGGCACAGCTCTCGCAGGCCCAGCCGGCGCTCGCCGCGGGCCTGGCCGCCGTGCAGCCGGCCACCGAGCAGGCGCTCGCCCAGGGCCCGACCAAGCCGGTCGCCGGGCTGCTCGGCGGACTCCCGGTCCAGGGCCTGCCCACGCACGGGCTGCCGGTGAACGGGCTGCCGATCGGCTGA
- a CDS encoding adenosine deaminase, producing MTSQSIQVGTTPNPDQIRRAPKVLLHDHLDGGLRPGTIVDLARETGYPQLPENDPDKLGLWFREAADSGSLERYLETFSHTVGVMQTRDALVRVARECAEDLAEDGVVYAEVRYAPEQHLDGGLSLEEVVEAVNEGFREGERTARQNGHRIRVGALLTAMRHAARALEIAELANRYRDLGVVGFDIAGAEAGFPPTRHLDAFEYLKRENNHFTIHAGEAFGLPSIWQALQWCGADRLGHGVRIIDDIEVAADGSVKLGRLASYVRDKRIPLEMCPSSNLQTGAAASYAEHPIGLLRRLHFRATVNTDNRLMSGTSMSREFEHLVDAFGYTLDDLQWFSVNAMKSAFIPFDERLAMINDVIKPGYAELKSEWLFQQTASTSGSVTTED from the coding sequence ATGACGAGCCAGAGCATTCAGGTGGGCACCACCCCGAACCCGGACCAGATCCGGCGGGCGCCCAAGGTTCTGCTGCACGACCACCTCGACGGCGGGCTGCGCCCCGGCACGATCGTCGACCTCGCCCGGGAGACCGGGTATCCCCAACTCCCCGAGAACGACCCCGACAAGCTCGGCCTCTGGTTCCGGGAGGCCGCCGACTCCGGATCCCTGGAGCGGTACTTGGAGACCTTCTCGCACACCGTCGGCGTGATGCAGACCCGCGACGCCCTCGTACGGGTCGCCCGGGAGTGCGCCGAGGACCTCGCCGAGGACGGCGTCGTCTACGCCGAGGTGCGCTACGCCCCGGAGCAGCACCTCGACGGCGGACTGAGCCTCGAAGAGGTCGTCGAGGCCGTCAACGAGGGCTTCCGTGAAGGTGAGCGGACGGCCCGTCAGAACGGTCACCGCATCCGCGTCGGCGCCCTCCTCACCGCGATGCGGCACGCCGCCCGCGCCCTGGAGATCGCCGAACTCGCCAACCGCTACCGGGATCTCGGGGTCGTCGGCTTCGACATCGCGGGCGCCGAGGCCGGCTTCCCGCCCACCCGTCACCTCGACGCCTTCGAGTATCTGAAGCGGGAGAACAACCACTTCACCATCCACGCCGGTGAGGCCTTCGGGCTGCCGTCCATCTGGCAGGCGCTGCAGTGGTGCGGCGCCGACCGGCTCGGGCACGGCGTGCGCATCATCGACGACATCGAGGTCGCCGCCGACGGAAGCGTGAAGCTCGGACGGCTCGCCTCCTATGTCCGCGACAAGCGCATCCCGCTGGAGATGTGCCCCAGCTCCAACCTCCAGACCGGCGCGGCCGCCTCCTACGCCGAGCACCCCATCGGTCTGCTGCGCCGGCTGCACTTCCGGGCGACGGTCAACACCGACAACCGTCTGATGTCGGGCACCAGTATGAGCCGGGAATTCGAGCACCTTGTCGACGCATTCGGTTACACGCTCGACGATCTGCAGTGGTTCTCGGTCAATGCTATGAAGTCAGCATTCATTCCTTTCGATGAACGTCTCGCCATGATCAATGACGTGATCAAGCCCGGCTATGCCGAGCTGAAGTCCGAATGGCTGTTCCAGCAGACGGCCTCCACCAGCGGTTCCGTGACCACGGAAGACTGA
- a CDS encoding thymidine phosphorylase translates to MDAISVIRTKRDRGELSDEQIDWVIDAYTRGEVADEQMSSLAMAILLNGMNRREIARWTAAMIASGERMDFSSLARPTADKHSTGGVGDKITLPLAPLVAACGAAVPQLSGRGLGHTGGTLDKLESVPGWRALLSNEEMLSVLDTTGAVICAAGDGLAPADKKLYALRDVTGTVEAIPLIASSIMSKKIAEGTGSLVLDVKVGTGAFMKTIEDARELASTMVGLGTDHGVKTVALLTDMSTPLGLTAGNALEVRESVEVLAGGGPADVVELTIALAREMLDAAGVKDADPAKALADGSAMDVWRRMIAAQGGDPDAPLPVAREQHVVTAPSSGVLTRLDAYDIGLAAWRLGAGRARKEDPVQAGAGVELHAKPGDAVTAGQPLLTLHTDTPERFDYALQAVTGSYDVAPAGTAFTASPVVLERIA, encoded by the coding sequence ATGGACGCCATCTCCGTCATCCGCACCAAGCGGGACCGCGGTGAGCTCAGCGACGAGCAGATCGACTGGGTCATCGACGCGTACACCCGCGGCGAGGTCGCCGACGAGCAGATGTCGTCGCTCGCGATGGCCATCCTGCTCAACGGCATGAACCGCCGGGAGATCGCCCGCTGGACCGCGGCGATGATCGCCTCCGGCGAGCGCATGGACTTCTCGTCCCTGGCCCGCCCGACCGCCGACAAGCACTCCACCGGAGGCGTCGGCGACAAGATCACCCTCCCGCTGGCCCCGCTCGTCGCCGCCTGCGGTGCCGCCGTACCGCAGCTCTCCGGCCGAGGCCTCGGCCACACCGGCGGCACCCTGGACAAGCTGGAGTCCGTCCCCGGCTGGCGCGCCCTGCTCTCCAACGAGGAGATGCTCTCCGTCCTCGACACCACCGGCGCGGTGATCTGCGCGGCGGGCGACGGCCTCGCCCCCGCCGACAAGAAGCTGTACGCCCTGCGCGACGTCACCGGCACCGTCGAGGCGATCCCCCTCATCGCCTCCTCGATCATGTCCAAGAAGATCGCCGAGGGCACCGGCTCCCTGGTCCTCGACGTGAAGGTCGGCACCGGCGCCTTCATGAAGACGATCGAGGACGCCCGTGAGCTGGCCTCCACGATGGTCGGCCTCGGCACCGACCACGGTGTGAAGACGGTCGCCCTCCTCACCGACATGAGCACCCCGCTCGGCCTGACCGCGGGCAACGCCCTGGAGGTCCGCGAGTCCGTCGAGGTCCTCGCGGGCGGCGGCCCGGCGGACGTCGTGGAGCTGACGATCGCACTCGCCCGCGAGATGCTCGACGCGGCCGGCGTGAAGGACGCCGACCCGGCGAAGGCGCTCGCCGACGGCTCCGCGATGGACGTCTGGCGCCGCATGATCGCGGCTCAGGGCGGCGACCCGGACGCGCCCCTGCCGGTGGCCCGCGAGCAGCACGTCGTCACGGCCCCGTCCTCCGGCGTCCTCACCCGCCTCGACGCCTACGACATCGGCCTCGCCGCATGGCGCCTCGGCGCGGGCCGCGCCCGTAAGGAGGACCCGGTCCAGGCGGGCGCCGGAGTCGAACTCCACGCCAAGCCCGGCGACGCGGTGACCGCGGGCCAGCCCCTGCTGACCCTCCACACCGACACCCCGGAACGCTTCGACTACGCCCTCCAGGCCGTCACCGGCTCCTACGACGTCGCCCCGGCCGGTACGGCGTTCACGGCGTCCCCGGTGGTGCTGGAACGCATCGCCTGA